The following are from one region of the Azospirillum sp. B510 genome:
- the gloB gene encoding hydroxyacylglutathione hydrolase encodes MEVILVPAFADNYIYVLRDAASGKVGVVDPGDAAPVQAELERRGWSLTHIFLTHHHDDHIGGAAALKARHGAIMVGARADAHRIPGLDVALGDGDRTVFGEQTARVMAVPGHTSGHIAFWFEAAETLFSGDTLFSLGCGRLFEGTPAQMWDSLRSLRALTDQTLVYCGHEYTQSNGRFALTVDPRNGALHQRMEEVAALRERGRPTLPTTIGMERRTNPFLRADDPGVQSAIGMAGAPAVEVFAELRRRKDHFRG; translated from the coding sequence GTGGAGGTCATTCTCGTTCCGGCTTTCGCCGACAACTATATCTATGTGCTGCGCGACGCGGCGTCCGGCAAGGTCGGTGTGGTGGATCCCGGTGATGCCGCCCCCGTGCAGGCCGAGTTGGAGCGGCGCGGCTGGTCCCTGACCCACATCTTCCTGACCCATCACCATGACGACCATATCGGCGGCGCCGCGGCGCTGAAAGCGCGCCATGGCGCCATCATGGTCGGCGCCCGTGCCGATGCCCACCGCATTCCCGGCCTGGACGTGGCGCTCGGCGACGGCGACCGTACCGTCTTCGGCGAGCAGACCGCCCGCGTCATGGCGGTGCCCGGACATACCAGCGGCCACATCGCCTTCTGGTTCGAGGCGGCGGAGACGCTGTTCAGCGGCGACACCCTGTTCTCGCTCGGCTGCGGCCGGCTGTTCGAAGGCACGCCCGCCCAGATGTGGGACTCGCTGCGGAGCCTGCGGGCGCTGACCGACCAGACCCTGGTCTATTGCGGCCATGAATACACCCAGTCGAACGGCCGCTTCGCCCTGACGGTCGATCCGCGGAACGGCGCCCTGCATCAGCGGATGGAGGAGGTCGCGGCGCTGCGCGAGCGTGGCCGGCCGACCCTTCCCACCACCATCGGGATGGAACGGCGCACCAACCCCTTCCTGCGGGCCGACGATCCCGGCGTCCAGTCCGCCATCGGCATGGCCGGCGCCCCGGCGGTGGAGGTCTTCGCCGAACTCCGCCGGCGCAAGGATCATTTCCGCGGGTGA
- a CDS encoding glutathione S-transferase N-terminal domain-containing protein: MLKLRWSPNSPYVRKVMMVVIERGLEDRVERVATDPWSADTDLPKDNPLGKVPALTLEDGTTLFDSPVIVEYLDQLGDGAPLFPSAGPARWTALRLQAIGDGICDAAVSRRLESGRPDGEKSAGWMERQRKAVARSLDLLEAEAASLDGATTIGTIAVLAALGYLDFRFGQEDWREGRPALTAWFAKASDRDSLRRTAPPV; this comes from the coding sequence ATGTTGAAATTGCGCTGGAGCCCCAACTCCCCCTATGTGCGCAAGGTGATGATGGTGGTGATCGAACGCGGGCTGGAGGACCGGGTGGAGCGTGTGGCGACCGATCCCTGGTCGGCCGACACCGATCTGCCGAAGGACAATCCGCTGGGCAAGGTGCCCGCCCTGACGCTGGAGGACGGCACCACCCTGTTCGACAGCCCGGTGATCGTCGAATATCTCGACCAGTTGGGCGACGGCGCCCCCCTGTTCCCGTCCGCCGGTCCGGCACGCTGGACGGCGCTGCGGCTCCAGGCCATCGGCGACGGCATCTGTGACGCCGCCGTGTCGCGCCGGCTGGAATCAGGGCGTCCGGATGGCGAGAAATCGGCCGGCTGGATGGAGCGCCAGCGCAAGGCGGTCGCCCGCTCGCTCGACCTGCTGGAGGCGGAAGCGGCATCGCTCGACGGTGCGACCACCATCGGCACCATCGCGGTGCTGGCGGCGCTCGGCTATCTCGATTTCCGTTTCGGCCAGGAGGACTGGCGGGAAGGCCGTCCCGCTCTCACCGCCTGGTTCGCCAAGGCCTCCGACCGTGACAGTCTGCGGCGGACGGCGCCGCCGGTGTAA
- a CDS encoding response regulator — MTPPPDASPVSQALILIAEDEPEIVDILAVYLARSGLRTVHATDGRRALELHRSLRPDLVLLDVNMPHVDGWQVLSEIRHLGTTPVIMLTALDQDIDKLMGLRIGADDYIVKPFNPAEVAARIQAVLRRTLPGAGRGNQHVLQAGPFHIDLDNHEAMVEVDHHRRPLSLTLTEFNLLAQMVRAPKRVFSRAELLTTCLPEGDALERTVDSHISKLRRKLEEVGVSGVPVGIRGVGYKLWSGE; from the coding sequence ATGACGCCTCCGCCCGACGCCAGCCCGGTTTCCCAGGCCTTGATCCTCATCGCCGAGGATGAACCGGAAATCGTCGATATCCTCGCCGTCTATCTGGCCCGCAGCGGCCTGCGCACCGTCCATGCCACCGATGGCCGCCGGGCCTTGGAACTCCACCGGTCCCTCAGACCCGACCTGGTGCTGCTGGATGTGAACATGCCGCATGTCGACGGTTGGCAGGTCCTCTCCGAGATCCGGCATCTCGGCACGACGCCGGTCATCATGCTGACGGCGTTGGATCAGGACATCGACAAGCTGATGGGGCTGCGCATCGGTGCCGACGATTATATCGTCAAGCCGTTCAATCCGGCGGAAGTGGCGGCGAGAATCCAGGCGGTGCTGCGTCGGACGCTGCCCGGCGCCGGCCGCGGGAACCAGCATGTTCTGCAAGCCGGCCCGTTCCATATCGACCTGGACAACCATGAAGCCATGGTGGAGGTCGACCATCACCGCCGTCCCCTGAGCCTGACGCTGACCGAATTCAATCTTCTGGCGCAGATGGTGCGCGCGCCCAAACGCGTGTTCAGCCGTGCCGAATTGTTGACCACCTGCCTGCCCGAAGGCGACGCCCTGGAGCGGACGGTTGACAGCCACATCAGCAAGCTGCGCAGGAAATTGGAGGAGGTCGGCGTTTCCGGCGTTCCCGTCGGGATTCGCGGTGTCGGCTACAAGCTCTGGAGCGGCGAATGA
- a CDS encoding ATP-binding protein, with protein sequence MRLVGLSRQIVLTMAAIALGVTLLVVLTSYTFYYVAFTYWPDHFDPASWVPTTGAEWIWLVATTFAGLVIAIAVAVNLARRILVPLNSVADGIRRVAKGDLNARAIAGDRSLGEAALLADDFNALADELQRVTEEQRFWNAAIAHELRTPVTILRGRLQGLAEGLFTPDETQFRSLLTQVEGLARLIEDLRVISLAESRHLDLQIRETDLSAEITEIVEVFSSSLASAGQHPVLDLDERRVRCDAVRIRQALLVLLENARQHASPGAIHIRTRLDDGWCHLIVEDEGPGIPDGFVPHLFTAFRRADSTRSGGRKGSGLGLAVVSSIARAHGGQVGYAPSAKGGAQFKLSWPSDSGFGMV encoded by the coding sequence ATGAGGTTGGTCGGTCTCAGCCGGCAGATCGTCCTGACCATGGCGGCGATCGCGCTTGGCGTCACGCTGCTGGTGGTGCTGACCTCCTACACCTTCTATTATGTCGCATTCACCTACTGGCCGGACCATTTCGACCCGGCCAGTTGGGTACCCACCACCGGTGCGGAGTGGATCTGGCTGGTCGCGACCACCTTCGCCGGGCTGGTGATCGCCATCGCCGTCGCCGTCAATCTGGCGCGTCGCATCCTCGTACCGCTGAACTCGGTGGCGGACGGCATCCGTCGCGTCGCCAAAGGGGATTTGAACGCCCGCGCGATCGCCGGGGACCGGTCTTTGGGCGAAGCGGCCCTGCTCGCCGACGACTTCAACGCGTTGGCGGATGAACTGCAACGCGTGACCGAGGAACAACGGTTCTGGAACGCGGCGATCGCCCATGAACTCCGCACGCCGGTGACCATTTTGCGTGGCCGGCTGCAAGGCTTGGCCGAAGGTCTCTTCACACCGGATGAAACCCAGTTCAGGAGCCTGCTGACCCAGGTCGAGGGGCTGGCCAGGCTGATCGAGGATTTGCGGGTGATCAGCCTGGCCGAAAGCCGCCATCTCGATCTCCAGATCCGGGAGACCGACCTTTCCGCTGAAATCACGGAGATCGTGGAGGTCTTCAGCAGCTCCCTCGCGTCGGCCGGGCAACATCCGGTTCTGGATTTGGACGAACGGCGCGTCCGCTGCGATGCGGTTCGAATTCGGCAAGCGCTGCTGGTCCTGCTGGAAAACGCCCGCCAGCATGCGTCACCGGGGGCGATCCATATCCGAACGCGCCTGGACGATGGCTGGTGTCACCTGATCGTCGAGGATGAGGGGCCCGGCATTCCGGACGGCTTCGTCCCGCATCTGTTCACGGCCTTCCGGCGTGCCGACTCAACGCGCTCGGGTGGACGCAAGGGAAGCGGGCTGGGTTTGGCCGTCGTTTCCTCGATTGCCCGGGCGCATGGAGGTCAGGTTGGTTATGCTCCGTCCGCCAAAGGGGGGGCGCAATTCAAATTGTCCTGGCCCAGCGATAGCGGGTTCGGAATGGTCTGA
- a CDS encoding BMP family lipoprotein → MPHPTRRSVLSLGAAGTMLALSPRLSRAGTGPAAIRPGLLYAAGQKFDKSFNEGAFTGAERFKAASGIPVPEYLPSTPAQFDQGAASLLRRGVTDLVAIGFYYATPIARLAPAHPAVRFTLIDAVAEGPNIRCVTFKEQEGSFLVGVLAALASKSGTIGFIGALDIPLIRKFIAGFEQGARHARGDIRLLVNFVGTTPAAFNDPSAGAEVARSQFQRGADVLFAGAGVSNFGIFAAANEAQRLAIGVDSNQNYLYPGTILTSMLKRVDLAVESSFQAAHQGKWGAGTVALGLADGALDYAMDENNRSLVTPTMLEAVEAARRGIITGHIPVTDGS, encoded by the coding sequence ATGCCGCACCCCACCCGCCGGTCCGTCCTGTCCCTCGGCGCCGCCGGCACCATGCTTGCGCTGTCGCCTCGCCTTTCCCGGGCGGGCACCGGCCCGGCGGCGATCCGGCCGGGGCTGCTCTATGCCGCCGGGCAGAAATTCGACAAGAGCTTCAACGAGGGCGCCTTCACCGGGGCGGAGCGCTTCAAGGCGGCCAGCGGCATTCCCGTCCCGGAATATCTGCCCTCCACGCCGGCGCAGTTCGATCAGGGGGCGGCCTCGCTGCTCCGACGCGGCGTGACCGATCTTGTCGCCATCGGATTCTATTATGCGACGCCGATCGCCCGGCTGGCGCCGGCCCATCCGGCGGTGCGCTTCACCTTGATCGATGCGGTGGCGGAGGGACCGAACATCCGCTGCGTCACCTTCAAGGAGCAGGAGGGATCCTTCCTGGTCGGCGTGCTGGCGGCGCTGGCGTCGAAGAGCGGCACCATCGGCTTCATCGGCGCGCTCGACATCCCGCTGATCCGCAAGTTCATCGCCGGCTTCGAACAGGGGGCCCGCCATGCCCGCGGCGACATCCGGCTTCTGGTGAATTTCGTCGGTACGACGCCGGCCGCCTTCAACGATCCTTCCGCCGGGGCGGAGGTGGCGCGCAGCCAGTTCCAACGCGGGGCCGATGTCCTGTTCGCCGGTGCCGGCGTTTCGAATTTCGGAATCTTCGCCGCGGCGAACGAGGCGCAGCGGCTGGCCATCGGCGTCGACAGCAACCAGAATTACCTCTACCCCGGCACCATCCTGACCTCGATGCTGAAGCGGGTGGATCTGGCGGTGGAATCGAGCTTCCAGGCCGCCCATCAGGGCAAATGGGGTGCCGGAACGGTGGCGCTGGGGCTGGCGGACGGAGCCCTCGACTACGCGATGGACGAGAATAACAGATCCCTCGTGACCCCGACGATGCTGGAGGCGGTGGAGGCCGCCCGTCGCGGCATCATCACCGGCCACATCCCGGTGACGGACGGCAGCTGA
- a CDS encoding ABC transporter substrate-binding protein translates to MPQTPLFKSMPRLGRRDLLAGAVILGAGAAAASLSPPASAATGLRVGYIPIIPMTQLYVITGEGWAGDAGLSLQTTSFQSGPAMIQALASGTLDIAYVGIGPAMIARSKGVRLKVVAANVIDQVALIGRGPLVKAMTAATTPAEGIKAFRATTGRRPKIGSLPVGSVPDTVLRYWMAEIAHIAADEVEIVGMGEQPLQQALLTGAIDGASILEPILTLVQSRLQDAAIIAKAGSMFPKQPGAVLVVTEDAIARNRDAVAALVKLHIRATAFAKSNPDRTAELVTDIIGKGLVEREVMRAALTSGATTFIDDPRVILDSTKRMQAFQQTLDQISEPVDIDSLFDFSFHDAAMGR, encoded by the coding sequence ATGCCGCAGACCCCGCTTTTCAAGTCCATGCCCCGGCTCGGCCGCCGCGACCTTCTGGCCGGCGCCGTGATACTTGGCGCCGGTGCCGCCGCCGCGTCGCTGTCCCCGCCGGCTTCCGCCGCGACCGGCTTGCGTGTCGGCTACATCCCGATCATTCCGATGACCCAGCTCTACGTCATTACGGGTGAGGGCTGGGCCGGGGACGCCGGGTTGAGCTTGCAGACCACCAGCTTCCAATCCGGGCCGGCGATGATCCAGGCGCTCGCCTCGGGCACGCTGGACATCGCCTATGTCGGCATCGGCCCGGCGATGATCGCGCGGTCCAAGGGGGTGAGGCTGAAGGTGGTCGCCGCCAACGTCATCGATCAGGTGGCGTTGATCGGCCGGGGGCCGCTGGTGAAGGCGATGACCGCCGCCACCACGCCTGCCGAGGGGATCAAGGCCTTCCGCGCCACCACCGGGCGACGGCCGAAGATCGGTTCGCTGCCCGTCGGGTCGGTGCCGGACACGGTGCTTCGCTATTGGATGGCGGAGATCGCCCACATCGCCGCCGACGAGGTCGAGATCGTCGGCATGGGCGAGCAGCCCCTGCAACAGGCCCTGTTGACCGGCGCCATCGACGGCGCCTCGATCCTGGAGCCGATCCTGACGCTGGTGCAGTCGCGTCTTCAGGACGCCGCCATCATCGCCAAGGCCGGCTCCATGTTCCCCAAGCAGCCCGGCGCCGTGCTGGTGGTGACCGAGGACGCCATCGCCAGGAACCGCGACGCCGTGGCGGCCCTGGTCAAGCTGCACATCCGCGCGACCGCCTTCGCCAAATCAAACCCGGACCGCACGGCGGAACTGGTCACCGACATCATCGGCAAGGGGCTGGTCGAACGCGAGGTGATGCGGGCGGCGTTGACCTCCGGGGCGACGACCTTCATCGATGATCCGCGGGTGATCCTGGACTCCACCAAGCGGATGCAGGCCTTCCAGCAGACGCTCGACCAGATCAGCGAGCCGGTGGATATCGATTCGCTGTTCGATTTCTCCTTCCATGACGCGGCGATGGGGAGGTGA
- a CDS encoding methyltransferase domain-containing protein, producing MYTDIVDLREFYESGLGRTAQRMIRRRIRAIWPDLHDQIVLGIGYTTPYLRPFMGEADRVVAVMPASQGVSFWPAEGPGMVALGDEADLPFGDNTIDRVLLVHGLEGTEQLRPMMREIWRVLAGGGRVLAVVPNRRGLWARADWTPFGHGFPYSSSQLKQVLRDTMFVPERTRHALFIPPLRSHFLQKTAPAWEEVGGRWFKAFAGVTMIEASKQIFAGVSRRAAQQPVKRRLIVPLPGGAAPAARSATRSAIERSVISGNDTVDGSQPYPRT from the coding sequence ATGTACACAGATATCGTCGATCTGAGGGAGTTCTACGAGTCCGGATTGGGGCGGACGGCCCAGCGGATGATCCGCCGCCGCATCCGCGCGATCTGGCCGGACCTGCACGACCAGATCGTTCTGGGCATCGGCTACACCACGCCCTATCTGCGCCCCTTCATGGGCGAGGCCGACCGGGTGGTCGCGGTGATGCCGGCCAGCCAGGGCGTCAGCTTCTGGCCGGCGGAGGGGCCGGGCATGGTGGCGCTGGGCGACGAGGCCGACCTGCCCTTCGGCGACAACACCATCGACCGCGTGCTTCTGGTCCATGGGCTGGAGGGCACCGAGCAACTGCGCCCGATGATGCGCGAGATCTGGCGGGTGCTGGCCGGCGGCGGCCGGGTGCTGGCGGTGGTGCCCAACCGCCGCGGCCTGTGGGCGCGCGCCGACTGGACACCGTTCGGCCACGGCTTTCCCTATTCCTCCTCGCAACTGAAACAGGTGCTGCGCGATACCATGTTCGTGCCGGAGCGCACCCGCCACGCCCTGTTCATCCCGCCGCTGCGCTCGCATTTCCTGCAGAAGACGGCGCCGGCCTGGGAAGAGGTCGGCGGGCGCTGGTTCAAGGCCTTCGCCGGGGTAACGATGATCGAGGCGTCGAAGCAGATCTTCGCCGGCGTGTCGCGCCGGGCGGCCCAGCAGCCGGTCAAGCGCCGGCTGATCGTGCCGCTGCCGGGCGGGGCCGCTCCAGCCGCCCGCAGCGCCACCCGTAGCGCCATCGAGCGCAGCGTCATCAGCGGCAACGACACGGTGGACGGCAGCCAGCCCTATCCCCGGACCTGA
- a CDS encoding Bcr/CflA family multidrug efflux MFS transporter, translating into MLARLAAVRSRSPAESPFFIAALGVLMSFGPMGTDMYLPGMPAIGRDLHAAQDQVQWTLSAFFLGFGVGQLLWGALSDRFGRRIPVATGILLYAVGCVGCSLTVDVGHLAAWRFIQAVGACAGPVLVRAMIRDVFERDRAASVLSMMMLVMGAAPIIAPLIGGQILIWANWRWIFGAQAAFGAIAMLALATLPETHPPSRRTSLRPMGLFQSYRSLLTNRRYLGYAVGSSFIYAGMFAFISGSPFVYIELFGVRPENYGFLFGINIVGMMIVSTINSRAVMRFGSDRMLRIGGWLSAASGILLVACVLGGWGGLWGLVGCLFLFMSLTGFCFANSMAGALQSFPQMAGSASALAGMLQFSSGAVSGWAVGLMADDTALPMAAVIGGAALVSLALNLWLVRPIRRRLPAA; encoded by the coding sequence ATGCTCGCGCGTCTTGCCGCCGTCCGTTCCCGGTCCCCCGCCGAAAGTCCCTTCTTCATCGCGGCGCTGGGCGTCCTGATGTCGTTCGGCCCGATGGGCACCGACATGTATCTGCCCGGCATGCCGGCGATCGGCCGCGACCTGCATGCGGCGCAGGATCAGGTTCAATGGACGCTGTCGGCCTTCTTCCTGGGCTTTGGCGTCGGACAACTGCTGTGGGGCGCGTTGAGCGACCGTTTCGGCCGGCGCATCCCGGTGGCGACCGGCATCCTGCTTTATGCCGTGGGCTGTGTCGGCTGTTCGCTGACCGTCGATGTCGGCCATCTCGCGGCTTGGCGTTTCATCCAGGCGGTGGGGGCCTGCGCCGGGCCGGTGCTGGTCCGCGCCATGATCCGCGACGTGTTCGAGCGCGACCGCGCCGCCAGCGTCCTGTCGATGATGATGCTGGTGATGGGAGCGGCTCCGATCATCGCGCCGCTGATCGGTGGCCAGATTCTGATCTGGGCGAACTGGCGCTGGATCTTCGGGGCCCAGGCGGCCTTCGGCGCGATCGCGATGCTGGCGCTCGCCACCCTGCCGGAAACCCATCCCCCGTCCAGGCGGACCAGCCTGCGGCCGATGGGGTTGTTCCAGTCCTACCGCAGCTTGCTGACCAACCGGCGCTATCTCGGCTATGCGGTGGGGTCGTCCTTCATCTATGCCGGGATGTTCGCCTTCATCTCTGGTTCGCCCTTCGTCTATATCGAGTTGTTCGGGGTGCGGCCGGAGAATTACGGCTTCCTGTTCGGCATCAACATCGTCGGCATGATGATCGTCAGCACGATCAACAGCCGTGCCGTGATGCGCTTCGGTTCCGACAGGATGCTGCGGATCGGGGGCTGGTTGTCCGCCGCCAGCGGCATCCTGCTGGTCGCCTGCGTCCTGGGCGGCTGGGGCGGGCTGTGGGGGCTGGTCGGCTGCCTGTTCCTGTTCATGTCGCTGACCGGCTTCTGCTTCGCCAACTCGATGGCCGGCGCGTTGCAATCCTTCCCGCAGATGGCCGGCAGCGCCTCGGCGCTCGCCGGCATGCTGCAATTCAGCAGCGGTGCCGTGTCTGGTTGGGCGGTCGGGCTGATGGCCGATGATACCGCCCTGCCGATGGCGGCGGTGATCGGTGGCGCGGCGCTGGTCAGCCTGGCGCTGAATCTGTGGCTGGTCCGTCCGATCCGCCGCCGCCTGCCGGCGGCCTGA
- a CDS encoding 4-(cytidine 5'-diphospho)-2-C-methyl-D-erythritol kinase gives MTGNSIIEAAPAKLNLYLHVTGRRADGYHELDSLVAFAELGDGIALTPGATRVALRGADLPPAGPRLAIAGPFGPALMGEAPSGNLVMRAAHALATRLGREADVMIALTKVLPVASGIGGGSADAAACLRALARLWGLPADDPALFAVAAGLGADVPVCVAGRSCYFGGIGDVLDEAPELPETHVVLVNPNLPVSTPAVFKAMAAARAESGAAFSTPARFAREPADAADLAALLGERRNDLTAPALTVAPVIADVVAALERSAGCLLPRLSGSGATCFGLYATAAAAEAAARVIAAAEPGWWVKPTRLRPTPPGSPALPRGIVADRVGDIPPPAAPFPDTGGWGIG, from the coding sequence ATGACCGGCAATTCCATCATCGAGGCCGCACCGGCCAAGCTGAACCTCTATCTGCATGTCACCGGCCGCCGCGCCGACGGCTATCACGAGTTGGACAGCCTCGTCGCCTTTGCCGAACTGGGCGACGGCATCGCCCTGACGCCGGGAGCGACGCGGGTGGCTCTGCGCGGAGCGGATTTGCCGCCCGCCGGCCCGCGCCTGGCCATCGCCGGCCCCTTCGGCCCGGCCCTGATGGGCGAGGCGCCGTCCGGCAACCTCGTGATGCGCGCCGCCCACGCACTGGCCACCCGGCTGGGCCGCGAGGCCGATGTGATGATCGCCCTGACCAAGGTGCTGCCGGTCGCATCAGGAATCGGCGGCGGATCGGCCGATGCCGCCGCCTGCCTGCGGGCGCTGGCCCGGCTGTGGGGACTGCCGGCCGACGATCCGGCGCTGTTCGCGGTGGCCGCCGGGCTGGGCGCCGACGTGCCGGTCTGCGTCGCCGGACGAAGCTGCTATTTCGGCGGCATCGGCGACGTGCTGGACGAGGCGCCGGAATTGCCGGAAACCCATGTGGTTCTGGTCAACCCCAACCTGCCGGTGTCGACCCCGGCGGTGTTCAAGGCGATGGCCGCCGCCCGTGCCGAAAGCGGCGCCGCCTTCTCCACCCCCGCGCGCTTCGCCCGCGAGCCCGCCGACGCCGCCGACCTCGCCGCTCTGCTGGGTGAGCGGCGCAACGACCTGACCGCGCCGGCCCTGACGGTGGCGCCGGTGATCGCCGATGTCGTGGCGGCGCTGGAGCGCAGCGCGGGTTGCCTGCTGCCCCGCCTATCCGGCAGCGGCGCCACCTGCTTCGGCCTCTACGCCACGGCGGCGGCGGCGGAAGCCGCGGCCAGGGTCATCGCGGCGGCGGAGCCCGGCTGGTGGGTCAAGCCGACCCGCCTGCGCCCCACCCCGCCCGGTTCCCCCGCCCTGCCGCGCGGCATCGTCGCCGATCGGGTGGGCGACATCCCACCACCGGCCGCGCCCTTTCCGGACACCGGCGGATGGGGGATCGGCTGA
- the msrB gene encoding peptide-methionine (R)-S-oxide reductase MsrB: MPESDNTRLAKTDQDWRKELTPNQFKVLRQHATEYPGTSALNGEKREGLYRCAGCGQPLYASETKYESGSGWPSFWEPLPGAVETSTDHKLAYPRTEVHCAACKGHLGHVFDDGPQPTGKRYCMNGIAMRFEPTGGTD, encoded by the coding sequence ATGCCCGAATCGGACAATACGCGATTGGCCAAGACCGATCAGGACTGGCGAAAGGAACTGACGCCGAACCAGTTCAAGGTGCTGCGTCAGCACGCCACCGAATATCCAGGAACCAGCGCGCTCAACGGCGAGAAGCGGGAGGGCCTGTACCGCTGCGCCGGCTGCGGTCAACCGCTTTATGCCAGCGAAACGAAGTATGAGAGCGGCTCGGGCTGGCCCAGCTTCTGGGAACCGCTGCCCGGAGCGGTCGAAACCTCCACCGACCACAAGCTGGCCTACCCGCGCACCGAGGTTCATTGCGCCGCCTGCAAGGGCCATCTCGGCCATGTCTTCGACGACGGACCGCAGCCGACCGGCAAACGCTATTGCATGAACGGGATCGCCATGCGCTTCGAGCCGACTGGCGGCACCGACTGA
- a CDS encoding pentapeptide repeat-containing protein, producing MMDERYLRAVRDVLVRHQQWLLRDPAGQGRRANLSFYDLSGLGLNRVNLSGAKLTGASLARTRMAGTLLSKADLYGADLSKADLTGAQLQGADLRGARVDGARLQNANLQGADLRRGMVLDGGEFRAAGNSDGTTTFVGCSLSQAVLADCRMAQCDFSGSDLSGADLSGSDLSGAILIGADLTGATMRKATLDGVLMCGAKLNDELRVALERHGVDVDGTGLTTTAARMSELIAEHQIWVDKLGKGGDRIQLQRIDLRGYNFANQLLCGAVMRFCGLRGADFSGAKLMMADLSYSDLRDADFTSADLSGCNLEGANLAGAKLWRAKFRKVDLSGDGSRLWPTSFAKARLNGADLRDASLAGVVLRGTDLTAIKTSFATLKGADLSAVRGGLSSEAPA from the coding sequence ATGATGGATGAACGCTACCTCCGGGCGGTTCGCGACGTGCTGGTTCGGCACCAGCAATGGCTGCTGCGCGACCCGGCGGGGCAGGGGCGGCGCGCCAATCTCAGCTTCTACGATCTGTCCGGGCTCGGCCTCAACCGGGTCAACCTGTCGGGCGCCAAGCTGACCGGCGCCAGCCTGGCGCGGACGCGGATGGCCGGCACGCTGCTGTCGAAGGCCGACCTGTACGGCGCCGACCTGTCGAAGGCCGACCTGACCGGCGCCCAGTTGCAGGGGGCCGACCTGCGCGGTGCCAGGGTGGATGGCGCCAGATTGCAGAATGCCAACCTCCAGGGTGCCGACCTGCGGCGCGGCATGGTGCTGGATGGCGGCGAATTCCGGGCGGCGGGCAACAGCGACGGCACCACCACTTTCGTCGGTTGCAGCCTGTCCCAGGCGGTGCTTGCCGATTGCCGGATGGCGCAATGCGATTTCAGCGGCAGCGACCTTTCGGGCGCCGATCTCAGCGGCAGCGACCTCAGCGGCGCCATCCTGATTGGGGCCGATCTGACCGGGGCGACCATGCGCAAGGCGACGCTCGACGGCGTGCTGATGTGCGGCGCCAAGCTGAATGACGAGCTGCGCGTGGCGCTGGAGCGGCATGGGGTCGATGTGGACGGCACCGGCCTGACCACCACGGCGGCGCGGATGAGCGAACTGATCGCCGAGCATCAGATCTGGGTCGACAAGCTGGGCAAGGGCGGGGACCGCATCCAGTTGCAGCGGATCGATTTGCGCGGCTACAATTTCGCCAACCAGCTTTTGTGCGGGGCGGTGATGCGGTTCTGCGGGCTGCGCGGGGCGGATTTCTCCGGTGCCAAGCTGATGATGGCGGATCTGTCCTACAGCGACCTGCGCGATGCCGACTTCACCAGCGCCGACCTGTCCGGCTGCAATCTGGAGGGTGCCAATCTGGCCGGCGCCAAGCTGTGGCGGGCCAAGTTCCGCAAGGTGGACCTCAGTGGCGACGGCAGCCGGCTCTGGCCGACCAGCTTCGCCAAGGCCCGTCTGAACGGCGCCGACCTGCGCGACGCCAGTCTTGCCGGCGTTGTTCTGCGCGGCACCGACCTGACCGCGATCAAGACCAGTTTCGCCACGCTGAAGGGCGCCGACCTGTCCGCCGTCCGTGGCGGGCTCTCTTCCGAGGCGCCGGCCTGA